In one Oryza glaberrima chromosome 2, OglaRS2, whole genome shotgun sequence genomic region, the following are encoded:
- the LOC127763673 gene encoding uncharacterized protein LOC127763673 has protein sequence MELLLLPSRGAATRPLHQPSRRRVAGVFTARPAAAASSSNVEVIDTTAAAAARGDVAKNRQEWRAAGGLGLGLNLSEDMRRGMMWRMLAPPAAAVAAEAAFLRVLDGAASDAAPAWAGAAGSAVLFAVGLLGFHYGFLSSRWNAAERGSLVGWELAASHWSELSMAKHSSIDDEVDDDEDEEEEDEDEEEVEDEDTD, from the coding sequence ATGGAGTTGCTGCTCCTCCCTTCTCGAGGCGCCGCCACACGCCCGCTTCACCAACCGAGCCGGCGACGCGTCGCCGGCGTGTTCACcgcccggccggcggcggcggcaagctccAGCAACGTCGAGGTCATCGACACcaccgctgcggcggcggcgaggggggacGTCGCCAAGAACCGCCAAGaatggcgcgcggcgggcgggctcGGGCTCGGGCTCAACCTGTCGGAGGACATGAGGCGCGGGATGATGTGGCGGATGCTGGCGCcacccgcggcggcggtcgcggcggaggccgcgtTCCTGAGGGTgctcgacggcgcggcgagcgacgcggcgCCGGCCTGGGCCGGCGCCGCGGGCTCCGCCGTGCTGTTCGCCGTGGGGCTGCTCGGTTTCCACTACGGGTTCCTGTCGTCGAGGTGGAACGCCGCGGAGAGGGGCTCGCTGGTGGGGTGGGAGCTCGCCGCTAGCCACTGGAGCGAACTGTCCATGGCCAAGCATTCCTCCATAGACGACGaagtggacgacgacgaggacgaggaggaggaagacgaagatgaggaagaagTAGAAGATGAAGACACTGACTAA
- the LOC127761916 gene encoding uncharacterized protein LOC127761916 translates to MPSMRHKRPTKTKEPTPQSPPPLICTLPKSPLLPLSLSLSLSLSLSLFLSHPSMRIRRRPQSLQALSSLHPSSDPSTAPQPPPRNHGRYWLSVDKVDEEEKKSERLHLHPNADLADDDSSAAMRAAAALPLFPQDNAVVECSKIRPRGGAQQGAADGHRSLENGHYSKPDPAIRSTTGERLVNGVVRAMPVAANAKEETKNDGGGGGGAKKRRGPAVLMEGSRCSRVNGRGWRCSQPTLVGYSLCEHHLGKGRMRSVTGGRGGAGQLGRTEPRKNTAAAAVAAAPKAAAAVAEPPVVRPC, encoded by the exons ATGCCATCCATGAGGCATAAAAGGCCAACCAAAACCAAGGAACCAACACCCCAAAGCCCCCCTCCTTTAATTTGCACCCTCCCCAAATCTCCAttgctccctctctctctctctctctctctctctctctctctctctctctttctctctcatccaTCCATGAGGATCAGGAGGCGGCCTCAGTCCCTGCAGGCTCTCTCCTCCCTGCATCCCTCCTCAGATCCATCCACTGCTCCCCAGCCTCCACCAAGAAACCATGGACGTTACTGGCTCTCGGTAGACAAggtggatgaggaggagaagaagtcgGAGCGGTTGCACTTGCACCCAAATGCGGATCTTGCCGACGACgactcgtcggcggcgatgcgCGCGGCCGCGGCATTGCCGTTGTTCCCGCAG GACAATGCGGTTGTGGAATGCAGCAAGATCAGGCCCCGTGGTGGTGCACAGCAGGGAGCAGCAGATGGTCACAGGAG CCTAGAGAATGGCCATTACAGCAAGCCTGATCCGGCGATCAGGAGTACTACAGGAGAGCGTCTCGTCAACGGCGTCGTCCGGGCAATGCCAGTGGCCGCGAACGCGAAGGAAGAGACCaagaacgacggcggcggcggcggcggagccaagAAGCGGCGTGGCCCGGCGGTGCTGATGGAGGGGTCACGTTGCAGCCGCGTGAACGGGCGCGGGTGGCGCTGCAGCCAGCCGACGCTGGTCGGCTACTCCCTCTGCGAGCACCACCTCGGCAAGGGCCGGATGCGAAGCGtcaccggcggccgcggcggcgccggccagcTCGGCCGCACCGAGCCGAGGaagaacaccgccgccgccgctgtcgccgcggcgcccaaggcggcggcggcggtggctgagCCGCCGGTCGTGCGGCCATGCTAG
- the LOC127761782 gene encoding protein trichome birefringence-like 1 codes for MKGGAWKQSGVADHVGYLGGGGGALVGRARRARLCLYGLALAFGAFAAFLAFAPSFPAPSPSSPAAAWFDGLLASASPYRAQVSGYFSSLFPANSTSPEPPGGAATNRRGSSGGGGFSATGGQAGTNGSSTVVAGEQGRGVEVSSSNAGGVPSGNSPSGNATAAMQSNPPPNDQAGGGAAANNSTTGSAGEAAVPSRSSARNGTMTKDGAPDRINGTDVIASSSGDVTAVKANARNAAGSTHQLGGASAIVDSSNGTAAPSINKTGNAAVATDGNGAAPQRGGAPGKNQTVPNPPAAHDQNKSGSRAAASGGSNSTMDATPQGIASNTTEAAVDAGGKKKKTHWIEAMASCDMFYGNWVRDDSYPLYPEGSCPHIDESFNCPLNGRPDNAYQRLRWQPSGCSIPRLNPSDMLERLRGKRLVFVGDSLNRNMWESLVCILRNSVKDKRKVFEVSGRQQFRAEGSYSFLFQDYNCSVEFFRSPFLVQEWEFPVRKGLTKETLRLDMISNSFPRYKDADIIIFNTGHWWTHEKTSLGKDYYQEGNRVYSELNVDDAFQKALITWAKWVDSSVNPKKTTVFFRGYSSSHFSGGQWNSGGSCDKETEPITNEKFLTPYPRKMSILEDVLSGMKTPVVYLNITRMTDYRKEAHPSVYRKQKLTEEEKKSPQIYQDCSHWCLPGVPDSWNELLYAQIMVKQHQMLHQ; via the exons ATGAAGGGCGGCGCGTGGAAGCAGAGCGGCGTGGCCGATCACGTTGGCTacctcggcggcggaggcggggcgcTGGTCGGCCGCGCGCGACGGGCGAGGCTGTGCCTCTACGGCCTCGCGCTCGCCTTCGGCGCGTTCGCGGCGTTCCTCGCCTTCGCGCCCTCGTTTCCGGCGCCatcgccctcctcgccggcggcagcgtggTTCGAcggcctcctcgcctccgcgtcgcccTACCGCGCGCAGGTCTCGGGCTACTTCTCCTCGCTGTTCCCCGCCAACTCCACCTCCCCGGAGCCTCCTGGAGGAGCAGCGACGAATCGGCGAGGAtcgagcggtggtggtgggttcTCCGCGACGGGTGGGCAAGCGGGAACCAATGGCTCCAGTACAGTTGTTGCCGGTGAGCAGGGAAGAGGAGTTGAAGTATCAAGCAGCAATGCGGGAGGTGTTCCGAGCGGCAACTCCCCATCCGGCAACGCTACCGCGGCGATGCAGAGCAACCCACCGCCCAATGATCAAGCGGGAGGCGGTGCCGCAGCCAATAACTCCACCACGGGTTCCGCCGGCGAGGCTGCAGTTCCAAGCCGCAGTTCAGCCAGAAACGGCACGATGACCAAAGATGGTGCCCCTGATCGGATCAATGGCACCGACGTGATCGCGAGTTCATCTGGAGATGTCACCGCAGTGAAAGCTAATGCAAGAAATGCTGCCGGGTCTACTCACCAGCTAGGTGGTGCAAGTGCGATCGTAGATTCAAGCAATGGAACTGCTGCTCCATCCATCAATAAGACTGGGAATGCAGCAGTGGCCACGGACGGCAATGGCGCTGCGCCTCAGAGAGGAGGAGCCCCAGGCAAGAACCAGACTGTCCCAAATCCGCCGGCTGCACACGATCAGAACAAGAGTGGAAGCAGAGCTGCTGCTTCAGGTGGAAGCAATAGTACAATGGATGCTACACCACAGGGGATTGCTAGTAACACCACAGAGGCTGCTGTCGATGCCGGTGGTAAGAAGAAGAAAACCCATTGGATTGAAGCAATGGCGAGCTGCGATATGTTCTATGGAAATTGGGTCCGAGATGACTCATACCCTCTCTATCCCGAGGGATCATGTCCTCACATCGATGAGTCCTTCAACTGCCCGCTCAATGGCCGCCCTGATAATGCTTACCAGAGGCTCCGGTGGCAGCCCAGCGGATGCAGCATTCCAAG ATTGAACCCCAGTGACATGTTGGAGAGGCTGAGGGGGAAGAGGCTGGTGTTTGTCGGTGATTCGCTCAACAGGAACATGTGGGAATCCCTGGTTTGCATCTTGAGGAATTCTGTCAAGGACAAGAGAAAGGTCTTTGAGGTGTCAGGCAGGCAACAATTCAGAGCCGAGGGCTCCTATTCTTTCTTGTTTCAG GACTACAACTGCAGCGTGGAGTTCTTCCGCTCCCCTTTCCTTGTTCAGGAATGGGAGTTCCCCGTCAGGAAGGGTTTAACCAAGGAAACTCTTAGGCTTGACATGATCAGCAACTCTTTCCCGAGGTACAAGGATGCGGATATCATCATCTTCAATACCGGGCACTGGTGGACTCATGAAAAAACTTCTCTAGG GAAAGATTACTACCAAGAGGGTAACCGTGTATACAGTGAGCTGAATGTTGATGATGCCTTCCAGAAAGCTCTTATTACCTGGGCCAAGTGGGTTGATTCCAGTGTAAATCCCAAGAAAACAACTGTGTTCTTCAGAGGCTACTCATCATCCCATTTCAG TGGGGGCCAATGGAATTCAGGAGGCAGTTGCGACAAGGAAACCGAGCCAATAACAAATGAGAAGTTCCTCACACCATACCCACGGAAGATGAGCATCCTGGAGGACGTGCTCAGTGGGATGAAAACACCTGTTGTTTACCTGAATATCACAAGGATGACTGACTACAGGAAGGAGGCACACCCTTCTGTCTACCGCAAGCAGAAGTTGactgaggaggagaagaaatcgCCTCAGATATATCAGGACTGCAGCCACTGGTGCCTCCCTGGAGTACCCGACTCCTGGAATGAGCTTCTCTACGCACAGATTATGGTTAAACAGCATCAAATGTTGCACCAATAA
- the LOC127761437 gene encoding thioredoxin-like 3-1, chloroplastic, whose translation MALIAPSPRVLRAREAPAAGALQPPAAACSTIAGGGGAAGRPLGMWSGGGGGGGGKGRRRERGDGMLRAEAYFWDVSKPVEMEEIDSMEKLDDALRWSVENKQPIIIDWMASWCRKCIYLKPRLEKIAGEFPGVRFYFVDVNKVPQTVVKRGNITKMPTIQLWKDGEWAAEVIGGHKAWLVMDEVREMIQKHK comes from the exons ATGGCGCTCATAGCGCCGAGCCCCCGGGTgctgcgcgcgcgcgaggcgcCCGCCGCAGGCGCCCTGCAGCCACCCGCGGCTGCATGCTCGACCATCGCTGGCGGTGGTggggcggcggggaggccgcTCGGGATGTGGAGcggtggcgggggcgggggcggggggaaggggaggaggagggagagaggggatgggATGTTGAGGGCGGAGGCCTACTTCTGGGACGTGTCGAAGCcggtggagatggaggagatCGACTCCATGGAGAAGCTCGACGACGCGCTCCGGTGGTCCGTCGAGAACAAGCAGCCCATCATCATCGACTG GATGGCTAGTTGGTGTCGGAAATGCATATATCTGAAGCCCAGACTGGAGAAGATAGCAGGAGAATTTCCAGG AGTCAGGTTCTACTTTGTCGATGTCAACAAAGTTCCACAGACTGTGGTGAAAAGAGGGAATATAACT AAAATGCCCACTATCCAG TTATGGAAGGATGGAGAATGGGCAGCGGAAGTGATAGGAGGCCATAAAGCATGGCTTGTGATGGATGAGGTTAGGGAAATGATCCAGAAGCACAAGTGA
- the LOC127761438 gene encoding uncharacterized protein LOC127761438: protein MDGEATSLMISPEIRDAVTKVAVFVLVQALVYLILRSSSSVFSKDGKLRSSMSFRSMRSMSVRRFLAPLSDVPVGTDEPSPSPSSSPSPTLSRRWASRRED from the coding sequence ATGGACGGCGAGGCGACGAGCTTGATGATCTCGCCGGAGATCCGCGACGCGGTGACGAAGGTTGCCGTGTTCGTGCTGGTGCAGGCGCTGGTCTACCTCATCCTCCGCAGCTCGTCGAGCGTCTTCTCCAAGGACGGCAAGCTGAGGTCGTCCATGAGCTTCCGGTCGATGCGGTCCATGAGCGTCAGGCGCTTCCTCGCGCCGCTCTCCGACGTCCCCGTCGGCACCGACgagccctcgccgtcgccgtcgtcctcgccgtcgccgaccttgTCGCGCCGCTGGGCTAGCCGCCGCGAGGATTAA